A region of Streptomyces sp. WMMC500 DNA encodes the following proteins:
- a CDS encoding response regulator, translating to MSAPETPEPPEDIAAASAGGDEHVPPQTTRVVIAEDEALIRLDLKEMLEEEGYTVVGEAGDGETAVRLAREHQPDLVIMDVKMPVLDGISAAEQIAADSIAPVLMLTAFSQRELVERARDAGAMAYLVKPFSKGDVVPAIEMAVSRYTELKTLEKEVVDLTQRLETRKLVDRAKSVLQTEYGLSEPAAFRWIQKTSMDRRLSMQQVAEAVIEDDAEKKAKKKQG from the coding sequence GTGAGCGCCCCCGAGACCCCCGAACCCCCGGAGGACATCGCCGCCGCCAGCGCCGGAGGCGACGAGCACGTGCCGCCGCAGACCACCCGGGTCGTCATCGCCGAGGACGAGGCCCTCATCCGGCTCGATCTCAAGGAGATGCTGGAGGAGGAGGGGTACACCGTCGTCGGCGAGGCGGGGGACGGGGAGACCGCGGTGCGGTTGGCGCGGGAGCATCAGCCGGATCTGGTGATCATGGATGTGAAGATGCCCGTGCTCGACGGGATCTCCGCCGCCGAGCAGATCGCCGCCGACTCCATCGCCCCGGTGCTCATGCTCACCGCGTTCTCCCAGCGCGAGCTGGTCGAGCGGGCGCGGGACGCGGGGGCCATGGCGTATCTGGTGAAGCCGTTCAGCAAGGGTGATGTGGTGCCCGCCATCGAGATGGCCGTCTCGCGTTACACGGAGCTGAAGACGCTGGAGAAGGAGGTCGTCGACCTCACGCAGCGGCTGGAGACGCGGAAGCTGGTGGACCGGGCGAAGAGCGTCCTGCAGACGGAGTACGGGCTGTCGGAGCCGGCGGCGTTCCGGTGGATCCAGAAGACGTCGATGGACCGCCGGCTGTCGATGCAGCAGGTGGCCGAGGCTGTGATCGAGGACGACGCGGAGAAGAAGGCGAAGAAGAAGCAGGGCTAG
- a CDS encoding helix-turn-helix domain-containing protein, translated as MYDLDTRKRALSLVAGGRSMNSVSKEMGISRAAIRDWKVRIEPLPSVAKRGECVRCRPVPGMPTDPEAYAYLLGLYLGDGCVSRQPRGNYSLRIACADAWPGLIDACADAIRAVRPENKVCRVQQQGCVSVTSYSIHWPCLFPQHGPGPKHGRPITLETWQQHIVGAYPWPFIRGLIHSDGCRITNWTVRPVRGVPKRYEYPRYFFTNRSADIVRLFCAALDQVGVEWKPARQNRLAKNISVAKRASVVLMDAHVGPKY; from the coding sequence GTGTACGACCTTGACACGCGCAAGCGGGCACTCTCTCTGGTCGCCGGGGGCCGAAGCATGAACTCCGTGAGCAAGGAGATGGGCATATCGCGGGCCGCGATCCGTGACTGGAAGGTGCGGATCGAGCCGCTCCCCTCAGTGGCGAAGCGAGGTGAGTGTGTGCGCTGCCGCCCGGTGCCGGGCATGCCGACGGATCCTGAGGCGTACGCCTACCTCCTGGGGTTATACCTGGGTGACGGATGCGTCAGCCGCCAGCCGCGCGGCAACTACTCGCTGCGCATTGCCTGCGCTGACGCGTGGCCAGGGCTCATCGACGCCTGCGCCGACGCCATCCGTGCGGTCCGGCCGGAGAACAAGGTCTGCCGTGTGCAACAGCAAGGGTGCGTGTCGGTGACCAGTTACAGCATCCACTGGCCGTGCTTGTTCCCGCAGCACGGCCCCGGGCCCAAGCACGGGCGGCCGATCACTTTGGAGACTTGGCAGCAGCACATCGTCGGCGCATACCCGTGGCCGTTCATCCGCGGTCTGATCCATTCCGACGGGTGCCGGATCACCAACTGGACTGTGCGCCCTGTCAGGGGTGTGCCGAAGCGCTATGAGTACCCCCGCTACTTTTTCACCAACCGTTCCGCCGACATCGTCCGGCTGTTCTGCGCCGCACTTGACCAGGTGGGCGTCGAATGGAAGCCCGCCCGCCAGAACCGCCTGGCGAAGAACATCTCCGTCGCCAAGCGCGCCTCCGTCGTCCTCATGGACGCCCACGTCGGGCCGAAGTACTGA